The Sporosarcina luteola genome contains a region encoding:
- a CDS encoding PBECR4 domain-containing protein, which produces MDAKTFASLLDPPTLDQIDLVLLIDYYEAYLAPYIYEFELENGDIIELKFNVDNFCHLIGIHKPAEKKFGGNSYKVYNYKGSKGYRRIKNGEITKITLKNLNKSAYKAMRDKMVYFYLIHRLLETPKAVFYTRPINNVKAVDIFFYEKNEKVFMHLGIIKHSKQNFFVPSTVIVERITEYSKGDKYINGQTPVAITKILKTKDGIEVSG; this is translated from the coding sequence TTGGATGCCAAGACATTTGCAAGCTTATTAGACCCACCCACACTTGATCAAATAGATCTAGTGTTACTTATCGATTATTACGAAGCATATTTAGCACCATACATATATGAATTCGAATTAGAGAATGGCGATATTATCGAACTGAAGTTTAATGTCGATAACTTTTGCCACTTGATAGGAATACACAAACCTGCTGAAAAAAAGTTTGGCGGGAATTCCTATAAGGTTTATAACTATAAAGGTTCGAAGGGCTATCGTCGTATTAAAAATGGGGAAATAACCAAAATAACACTAAAGAACCTGAATAAAAGTGCATATAAAGCTATGCGTGATAAGATGGTTTATTTTTATTTAATTCATAGACTCTTAGAAACACCTAAAGCTGTTTTTTATACGCGGCCTATAAATAACGTTAAAGCGGTGGATATTTTCTTCTATGAAAAGAATGAGAAAGTTTTCATGCACTTGGGGATTATCAAACATAGTAAACAAAACTTTTTTGTTCCTTCAACAGTTATTGTGGAGAGAATAACAGAATACTCTAAGGGTGACAAGTATATAAATGGACAGACCCCTGTAGCGATAACAAAAATATTAAAAACTAAAGATGGTATAGAGGTTTCAGGTTAA
- a CDS encoding site-specific integrase: MANIQPRGANSYFFTVSLGKGADGKYKRATMTYTVTEKMTPKRLEEHLKHEYLKFKQEALSGAYIVPGKMKVSALSEEWKVKYAFKEMSETTITNHLSILDTHILPVIGHWYLQDVTTALLDDLLHNLKRKDGSKKPLAVTSQQSVYNTLKSLFRFAKTKRFIKEDPMDGIRKPRNKNEESKPMSVYEFEEVSLLLNLLEGESSHWRMFMTLLIVGGLRRGEGLGLEWKHVDLENGIIDISQTIVNTRNGPVIKPPKSKTSNRLVTLAPSVVDDLRRFKVEWNKTKLLMGDKWVEHNRSWVFCNDDGTHFYPTTPSTWWKRFTDRTEFRYIRLHDIRHTSASLLIAQNIHAKVISERFGHSSIRITMDTYGHVLRTADKMAGDTFEGLFSGKKNTK; the protein is encoded by the coding sequence TTGGCTAACATTCAACCACGAGGAGCTAATTCATACTTCTTTACCGTTAGCTTAGGAAAAGGTGCAGACGGGAAATATAAACGGGCAACTATGACGTATACTGTAACCGAAAAAATGACCCCTAAGCGGTTGGAAGAGCACCTAAAACACGAGTATTTGAAGTTCAAACAAGAGGCACTTTCTGGAGCGTATATCGTACCAGGGAAAATGAAAGTCTCAGCATTGAGCGAAGAATGGAAAGTGAAATATGCTTTCAAAGAAATGTCAGAAACGACCATCACCAACCATTTATCCATTTTGGACACTCATATTTTGCCGGTGATTGGTCATTGGTATTTGCAGGACGTAACTACAGCGCTATTAGATGACTTGTTGCACAATCTGAAAAGGAAAGACGGATCTAAAAAACCACTCGCCGTAACTTCTCAACAGAGCGTATACAACACGTTAAAAAGCCTCTTTAGATTCGCAAAAACAAAACGGTTTATAAAAGAGGACCCGATGGATGGGATTCGCAAGCCGAGGAACAAAAACGAAGAATCCAAGCCGATGAGTGTATATGAATTTGAGGAAGTTTCCCTGCTGCTCAATCTACTGGAAGGGGAAAGCAGCCATTGGAGAATGTTCATGACGTTGCTGATTGTCGGTGGATTACGAAGAGGAGAAGGCTTAGGTTTAGAGTGGAAGCATGTTGATCTAGAGAATGGAATCATTGACATATCCCAGACCATCGTAAATACGCGCAATGGGCCTGTTATCAAGCCGCCTAAATCAAAAACGTCCAATAGGCTTGTCACGCTCGCCCCGTCCGTTGTGGACGATTTGAGAAGGTTTAAAGTGGAATGGAACAAAACTAAACTGCTCATGGGTGATAAGTGGGTGGAACATAATAGATCGTGGGTGTTCTGCAACGACGATGGAACACATTTCTACCCTACTACCCCATCAACCTGGTGGAAACGATTCACGGATAGAACTGAATTCAGATACATCCGGCTTCACGATATTCGCCACACGTCCGCCAGCTTGCTAATTGCTCAGAACATCCATGCCAAAGTTATATCCGAACGTTTTGGACACAGTTCAATTCGTATCACGATGGATACTTACGGACATGTTTTGAGAACTGCCGACAAGATGGCCGGTGATACTTTCGAAGGGTTGTTTTCAGGAAAGAAAAACACAAAATAA
- a CDS encoding replication-relaxation family protein: MAYVFGYSLTAKTERILKLLISYRGMTARQMAHIYFGTHQINLSQEKSIYNDLAKLKKQGLVKSMRLQQNVSKGSLYYLTPSGYDCTKDLLNIHQGQSGFGWMPSDFGDYDVADLSYELYQPPLKQVAHHLMLIDFFIQLYAASDDLFEVIPHRHNLYAAKKYNTAEGIQQYRPDAEISIDGKLYTVEIDRATESHEQLLQKFITYRRYFDAHVNKKNEELPVGILFVVESRRRDQGIRRRWHNILSAFYKALSPYSQQVNLIMTTMDQVSSTLHLEQKRSFYRKQITKHLKSYLTENQEAYFLGSEVQKNPLVACVRDSQSQYRILFCEIVQEFESSIYSKFTQFQNNELQTYISRNPISKWQGSKYLDYRCVLFYPQAKPVIIDSFSSYKVDPQLDYSLSLLSRNLDFHSFNPLLNLRVSY; encoded by the coding sequence ATGGCATATGTATTCGGATACTCACTCACAGCTAAGACTGAACGGATATTGAAACTTTTAATATCATATCGAGGGATGACCGCCCGTCAAATGGCTCATATATACTTTGGAACTCATCAGATTAATCTTTCGCAAGAAAAGTCTATCTATAATGATTTGGCTAAATTAAAGAAGCAGGGATTGGTCAAATCCATGCGCCTGCAGCAAAATGTTTCAAAAGGTTCTTTGTATTATTTAACCCCGTCAGGATACGACTGTACGAAGGATTTGCTTAACATTCATCAAGGACAATCCGGTTTTGGTTGGATGCCGTCAGACTTCGGCGATTATGATGTCGCTGATTTATCCTATGAGCTTTATCAGCCACCTTTAAAACAGGTTGCACATCATTTAATGCTGATTGACTTCTTTATTCAATTGTACGCTGCTAGTGATGATTTGTTTGAAGTGATACCCCACCGCCATAACTTATATGCAGCAAAGAAATACAATACGGCTGAAGGAATTCAACAATATCGGCCAGATGCTGAAATTAGTATTGATGGGAAGTTGTATACTGTGGAAATCGATCGTGCCACAGAATCGCACGAGCAGTTGCTGCAGAAGTTTATAACATACAGGCGTTATTTTGATGCGCATGTTAACAAAAAAAATGAAGAATTACCTGTGGGCATTCTGTTCGTTGTGGAATCTCGAAGAAGGGATCAAGGTATACGTAGACGCTGGCATAATATCCTTAGCGCTTTCTACAAAGCTCTATCCCCGTACAGCCAACAAGTAAATTTGATTATGACAACTATGGATCAGGTATCATCTACCCTCCACCTTGAACAAAAACGCTCGTTCTATCGAAAGCAGATAACGAAACACTTGAAAAGTTATTTAACAGAGAATCAAGAGGCTTATTTCTTGGGCTCCGAAGTACAAAAGAACCCATTAGTGGCTTGTGTTCGAGATTCACAATCCCAATACCGTATCTTATTTTGCGAAATAGTGCAGGAATTTGAAAGTTCCATCTACAGCAAGTTTACACAGTTTCAAAACAACGAACTGCAGACGTATATATCACGAAATCCAATTTCAAAATGGCAAGGATCAAAGTATCTTGACTATCGATGCGTGTTATTCTATCCTCAAGCAAAACCGGTCATTATAGATTCATTCAGCTCATACAAAGTGGATCCGCAACTGGATTATTCATTGTCATTGCTCTCTAGAAATCTTGATTTTCATTCCTTTAATCCGCTCTTAAATTTACGGGTCAGTTATTAA
- a CDS encoding RNA polymerase sigma factor has product MNFEEIYQAYFHDVYLYTKSLVADKNIAEEITQETFFKALKSFHQFDGKKDVRAWLFTIAKNTYFTQYKKQQREINIEENSVRKDVQLVDYLVNEERALMIHRFLHAMKEPYKEVFSLRTFGELSFEAIGHLFGKSDGWARVTYYRAKKKITAYMEAKQDEGY; this is encoded by the coding sequence GTGAACTTTGAGGAAATTTATCAAGCGTATTTTCATGATGTTTACTTATATACAAAGTCTTTGGTAGCTGACAAGAATATAGCAGAAGAAATTACACAAGAGACATTTTTTAAGGCACTGAAATCATTTCATCAATTTGATGGCAAAAAAGATGTAAGGGCATGGCTTTTCACAATCGCTAAAAATACATATTTTACACAATACAAAAAGCAGCAACGCGAGATAAATATTGAAGAAAATTCAGTGCGAAAGGATGTCCAACTTGTAGATTATTTAGTGAATGAAGAGCGAGCGTTGATGATTCATCGATTTTTACACGCAATGAAAGAGCCGTATAAAGAAGTTTTCTCCCTTCGAACATTTGGTGAGCTTTCTTTTGAGGCAATAGGGCATTTATTTGGAAAAAGTGATGGCTGGGCTAGAGTAACGTATTACCGTGCAAAAAAGAAAATAACAGCGTATATGGAGGCGAAACAAGATGAGGGATATTAA
- a CDS encoding zf-HC2 domain-containing protein, with the protein MRDIKCTVIQDLLPLYVDEVVSDDTKSLVNEHLLTCENCRNEYEQMKGTLYVPIENKDTLFSQLKKRWNRKKWLLIFGSVLTTTLIGFALFSFIFHYSKPIPYTAELFELEETADGTLVLNYFGESHAGTYTTHPLEVEIDGEVKNISLIYYVKTIAHSPTSNFLREDKRIGPDRLELVDSEAVDAVYYGYFDLDFDLDKVTKEGQTWEELLQQMTLIWER; encoded by the coding sequence ATGAGGGATATTAAATGTACAGTCATTCAAGATTTGCTGCCACTTTATGTAGATGAGGTAGTAAGTGATGATACGAAATCGTTAGTTAATGAGCATTTACTTACATGTGAGAATTGTAGAAATGAATATGAGCAAATGAAAGGAACGCTTTATGTACCAATTGAAAATAAAGACACTTTGTTCAGTCAGCTTAAGAAACGATGGAATCGCAAAAAATGGCTTCTTATTTTTGGATCAGTTTTAACGACCACATTAATAGGGTTTGCACTATTTTCATTCATATTTCATTACTCAAAGCCAATTCCTTATACAGCAGAATTGTTTGAGCTTGAAGAAACGGCAGATGGAACGCTTGTTTTAAATTATTTTGGAGAAAGTCATGCAGGAACGTATACGACACACCCTTTAGAAGTTGAAATAGATGGGGAAGTAAAAAACATTAGCTTAATTTATTATGTTAAAACAATCGCCCATTCGCCTACTAGTAACTTTTTACGAGAGGATAAAAGAATTGGACCTGATCGATTAGAGTTAGTAGATAGTGAAGCTGTTGATGCAGTTTACTATGGGTACTTTGATCTTGACTTTGATCTTGATAAAGTAACCAAAGAAGGGCAAACATGGGAAGAACTTTTACAACAAATGACGTTGATTTGGGAGAGGTAA